ACCCGGCACTCAATCCGAGCGCCAGCGTGCGGTCATGACTGTTGCGGATGCCGATGCAGCGGCTCCACTCCGTGCTCGACGTGCGGTTGATCCGCATCACGCCGAACATCCGCTGACCGTCCCGGGCGAGACCGTACTGCTCCTCCAAAATCTGCCAGTTGTGTGCCTTGACCACCTCCGTCACCGCGTCGATCACGTCGCTGTGCGGAACCGGTTTCCAGCTCGCGGTAGCGGTCGGTGTCGGAACCAGCGCGATCTCATCGCGTCCGACGAACTTCCCCTCACTCATCATCAATCCCATAATCTTTTGCTCCTGTTGTTGTTTTTTGTTAAAATGATTGTATATTAGAGGAAACAGGAGGGATACGCCATGAGTCCGACAAAAATCACCGAAGTAACTTTGCCGAATGGAGTAACCGTTCCTGTCGTTTCTGCCGTGGAAACAGATGATGCCACCACAGAAACCTTGCGAAATGTTGCCGCGAAAGCCGGTTCTCATGCGGTTGAAAACGCCTTGTCGCGCGGCGTGTCCGTTACTGTCGCCAAAGCAGACAAGATTGTAACAATCCATCCGGACGGCAGCGAAAGCGTCATCGGAGCGCTGTAGACCGATGACTCCGCGCCTGAGAATGCTTGCCGGTCCCAATGGCTCAGGCAAATCGACTCTTGCTGCCCAGCTGAGTTCAGATTATGCCGTCAATCTCTATCGCTTTGTGAATGCGGATCTGCTCTTTGCCGAAGTGGTGCAAAGCCATCGGACGGCCTGTCCGTTTTCAATCGACAATGCCGAACTCGTGGAGTTCGTTGCCCAGTCAACCTATCCCCGAGAATATAAACGACCCTTTGAATCGGGGGAGATTTACATTGACGAAGAAGATTACCTGCACTTTTCTGCGAACGGCATCAATTCCTATTCCGTAGCAATCGTCGCAGACTTCTTCAAAGAGCAATACTTGAAACACCGGATCAGTTTTTCTTTTGAAACGGTGTTTTCACATCCTGCCAAGATCGATATCCTCAGACGGGCACAGGCAGCCGGATTTAAGACCTACATGTACTTCGTTGCGACCGAGAATCCCGTGATCAACGTAAACCGGATCAAGGAACGGGTCGCTCTGGGAGGACATGATGTTCCGGAAGAGAAAACCCGGTCGCGATATTTGCGCTGCATGGAACAAGTCCGTTATGCTTTGCCATATTTAAACCGGGCCTACTTTTTCGACAACTCAACGCAACAGTCGCTTTATCTGGCGGAGTACGAATCGGAGGTCGGCTTCTCTCTGCATTCAGAGCTCCTGCCATCCTGGTTCAGACGCTTCGTGCTGGGTGAATAGACCAAAGTCGAATGCCAGGATTTGCAACGCTCCCGATACGGACACTCCGCACAGGCGAAGCTCGTTTCGTTCGGCAGAAACACGCCCTTGTCCACCGCGTCCTGCACCCGCGCCGCCAGCGACTCGAACCGCCGGAACGCGGCTTCATCGCGGCAGGTGTAGTGCGTTTCGCAGACCGGATTCTTCGCCTTGATGATCACGTCGAACCGGAAGAGCGGCGTCGTGCCGTTCAGTTTCTCGTAGGCATAGCTGAACACGGTCGCCTGTAAGTCACGATCGGCTTTCCTGGCGGGCCAGCGGCTCGCGGAAGTTTTCCAGTCCACGATGCAGACATCCCGCCCGTCCTGCACGAGAAAATCCCATTCGCCAATCAGCGGCTTTTTGAGTCCAGGGACATTGATTTTGAACGCCTGCGCGACGCCTTTGATCGTGTAGAAGTCCGACCAGTTCGCGAGCGCGGCATCGAGCATCCGGGTTGCCAGCGCGATCATCGAATCGAAATTCTCCCCCTCCTTGTAGATCAGGTTCGGTGCGATTTCGGTTTCGATCTGGAACGACTCCGCAAAGAGGTTGACGATCTCCTCCCTGGTCAGCGAACTCCCCATCAGGCACTCCCATGCCTGCGCGGTCAAGGCCGCGTGAAACGCCTTGCCGAACGGGAGGCAGATCGAAGTCCGCTCGATCTCCGGCTGCTCCACATAACGGTAGAAGTATTGCAGCTGACAGACGTTGAGGTAGGTGTTCAACGCCGAATAGGACCAGTGCGGTTCCTGCCGCAGTTCATCGATGGTCGCCATCATGCCGCCCTCCAGCTGTTGATGAGTTCCGAACACTGTCGCTTGCTCAGCTGCCGCACATCCGGCACACCATGTTGCGCGGCGATCTGCTGCGGAGTCACTCCGCGCTGCCGGGCGAGATCGAGCAGATACGAGAGCTGTTTCGAACTCGCCGGAACGTCGTTCTGACGACCCGCTGCCCGGTTGCCCTGCGGCGCGGTTTTGCGCTCTTCTGCGGCGGGATACCCCTCATGATTGCGGGGCACATTTTCGTGAAGTTCTGCTTCGACCGAGTTCCGTACGAGGTCGAAGGTTTCATGAATCCGGGTTTGCAGCTGATCCTGAGTGAGCCCGTCCGGAAGTTCGACCTCGACCGAAGCGTGATAGCTCTGACTCGAATACTCTTCTCCGGCGGGAACCTTCTTGGAATACGACGCATTGAGTTTCAACATAATACAGATCCTCCTTCTTGTTTTTCCAGAAAAATCAGCTATATTTAGAATGCAAAGAGAAAGCGGCAGATCATCATGGATATTCGAGAACAGAAAATACGGCTTTGGCTGGAACATCCACCGGTTATGAAGTTTCCGGAGCCGTGCAATCTGCCCCCGTTTTCCAAGCAGTCCTTCCGAAACTACGAGGAAATGAACGCCTGGAAACGGGAATATCTGAAGCGGATCGCCGCTCAAGGGGGAATCAAATGGAAGAACTCCTGAAAAAGCTGAATGACGCCGGTGTCCGTTATGTGGTGATCGGCGGTCAGGCGATGCTTCAGGAAGGGATGCCCCGATTCACGCTGGACTGGGATCTTTTCATTCCCCCATTCGATCAGGCCAATTTCGACAAGCTCAACGCCGCTCTGGCCAACGAGCTGGATATGAGCGTGGAACCGCTGGATGTTCAGACCGGAGACGGGTTTGTACAAACCTTTCAAACCTCCGGCGGGATCCTCCAGTTCCATCTGTCGCCGCCGGGCCTGCCCAAGTTCTCCACAGTGGAAGCGCGGGCGGTTGTCCACGAGTTTCACGGCGTGCCGGTAAAATACCTCTGTCTGGACGACCTCCTGAGTTCAAAACTGGCGGTGGAACGCGACAAGGATTCCGACGACATTCTGTTTCTGACCATTAAGAAACAGAGTCAGCAGAACGGTTAAATCGCCATCTTGATCCGTTCGATGGCGCGCTTGGCGAGGATGAAGTCCCGCTCTTTCTGCTTCTGCTTCAAAACGGCTTCCTTGACCTTGCGGGTCAGAACGCCGGTTTCGTCGAGCAACAGCTTGAGCTTGCCGCGCAGTTCGTCGATGCCGTGATTCAGCTCCTCCATCGGGTCGGGAGTTTCGTTCGCGGACTCCCGGCGGGAGTCGGTTTCTTTGATTTCGTTCGTTTCCATTTTGTTTGCCTCCTGGTTGGGTTGTGGATTGGATTTGGGACTAAGGTGAATCGGCATCGCAACGTAACAGCCGGCGCCGCCCTCGGCCACGACCGGCATCCGCCCGTCCGAATGGGCGCGGAACTTCGTGTAACACTGCTGAAGCATCCGCAGCAGGATGTACTTGTTGAGTACCAGCACCGCCCGCGGCTGAACGCCCAGAAATTCCGTTTCCGTTTCGAACGACATCTCGGGAGTATCGACCGGAATAAACGTCACGCCATGCGGCGTCACATTGAGTTCGATTCCGTGGAACGGCTCATGGTCGGGAACCGTTTTCAGGAACGCAATGATCCGTTCCGGCTCGAAGAATTCCAGCGAATAATCCAAAGCGTTGCCGGACGGAATCACCTGCTTCCAGGCGGGAAATTTCCCGGAGAGCGCTTTCCCCTGCCACAGAAAGCCGCCAATCTCGATCCGGAAGAGCCGTTTGTTGCACCGATTCCAGAGGTGGAGTACACCGGGAGCGGCGGGCTTCGCAGTCAACAACGCGAGCGGAAACGGCAGCGTAACCTCCTCCGGAACCGCCAGCGGACAAGGAAGATGCAGCAGCTCTCTGCCGTTCGTCACAGTGATGCCCTCCGGTGAAAGGTTGACGCCCCGCAGAATGAGCCGCACACCATCGCGATCCGTAACCGGAGCCGCCAGTGCAAGCAACTCCCCGAACGTGGCCGGAAGCTCGACTTTGACCGCCTCCTCGGGGACAACCTCCAGCTCCGGCCATTCAAGCGGCTTCCCCGTAATCTCGACCTCGCCACCCCGCGTGGAACGGATCAGCTCCCGCAACGCCCGATACTCGACCGCGAAATCGACCGCCTCAGCAACCTCACACTCCACACTTACTGCAACACACTCCACGCCGTCAGTCGCCATGAGCCGCAACCGTTCTCCATCCCCGACAAAGCGAACCGACCGCACCACCTCCACCGGCGAAGTCTGCGCCACAACCTTCCCGAGCACCTTCAACGCCTCCAGCAACACACTCTTTTTGATCTTCATCTTCACCACCTCCATGCGATTAAAACCAATCAGCCCCGCCGGTCCGCAAGGACCGACAGGGCTGATCACTCATTCAGGCCGTTATTTTAGCCTGCCATCACAATGGTTATATATAGACGAAATCAGTTTGAACTGCACAACACGGAAAGGCATAAAAGTGATTTTCTGTTCGGGAAATTACTAAATACAATAGCATACATCTTCCCCAAAGGTTGTATTCCAGAATAAGTTGTGTTATTTTACCAGTAAAACAATATCCGGCGGGGGGAGTACAAGATTTGCGTAGGACTCGTTGCTCTCCCTATCAATATGGAAATTAAGTAAGGGAATCATAAAGATCATGGCCAATTCACATAAAGAGATCGTCAATTTCATCTGGGGAATCTGCAATCTTCTGCGAGGTCCTTATAAGCGTAATGAATATCGCAAAGTAATTCTACCGCTGACTGTTCTGCGTCGCTTTGATTTGACGCTGGCGCCAACCAAAGCGAAAGTGCTCGAAGCTTTTCCGCAATTAAAAGGGAAATCGGAATCCATCATTATGGCCCAATTGAAAACGATCACCAATGTGCCGTTTTACAATCTGTCGCGCATGACGTTTCAATCCCTGCTGGATGATCCGAACAACCTTGCTCCGAACCTGAACAGCTACATCAATGCATTTTCGCCCAACATTCGGAATATTTTTGAGCGGTTTGAGTTTGGAACGCAAGTAAACAAAATGGCGGAAAAAAATCTGCTTTATCAAGTTTTGAAAAAATTTGCCTCCAATGAAATCGACTTGTCACCGCAAACAGTGAGCAATATGGAAATGGGGCGGGTGTTTGAGGAACTGATCCGGATTGGAGCGGAACAGGCCAATGAAGAGGCCGGAGAACACTTCACCCCGCGCGAAGTAATCCGCCTGATGGTAAATCTGCTTCTGGCACCGGAAGAAGATTTGCGGCGCAGTCATGTGGTAAAAACCATTTATGACCCGGCCTGCGGAACTGGAGGGATGCTTTCCACGGCGGAAGAGTATATCAAAAGCCTCAATAATGAGGCAATGCCGCAACTCTACGGGCAGGACTGGAATGATGACGCCTACGCAGTCTGTCTCTCGGACATGTTGATCAAGGGAGAAAACGGCGACAACATTAAACTGGGCTGTACCTTCGAGCATGACGGATTCCAAAATATGAAATTCGACTACATGCTTGCAAATCCGCCGTTTGGTGTAGAGTGGAAACAGCAGGAGCATTTCATCAAAAGCGAAGCCGAACATCTGGGCTTCGACGGACGTTTCGGAACGGGACTGCCGCGAATCAATGATGGAGCCTTGCTCTTTCTACAGCACATGATTTCCAAAATGGTTCCGGCGGAAAAGGGCGGAAGCCGACTGGGAATCGTCTTCAACGGTTCACCGCTCTTCACCGGAGATGCAGGGAGCGGGGAATCCAATATCCGACAGTGGATCATCGAGAACGACTGGCTGGAGGCGATTGTCGCCTTGCCTGATCAATTGTTTTACAACACTGGAATCTCAACTTACATCTGGATTTTGACCAATCGTAAAATCCCGCAGCGGCAAGGGAAAATCCAGTTGATTGATGCACGCAATTTCTGGAACAAAATGCCAAAAAGTCTGGGGAACAAACGTCATCTGCTCGGCGACGAGTTCAATGAGGAACGTAAAGAATACCCTCATATCCAGCAGATCACCCGGATTTACGGGGAGTTTCAGGACAATCAGACTTTCACCACCGAATGTGACGGCAAACCCTGGACGGGGATTGTATCGAAGATTTTCGACAATGAATATTTCGGTTATCGGAAGATTACGGTGGAACGCCCATTGCGATTGAATTTTGCGGCGCCCCCGGAGCGAATTGCCCGGCTTGAAGAAATTACAGCATTCCAGAAGCTGGCAAGCAGCACGAAAAAGAATCCGAAACAACATTCCGAGGAGATTGAGGCGGGGAAAAAACGGCAGGAGGAAATCCGAACTTTCCTGCGTGATCTGGGGAAAGCAACCGGGGAGACCATCTATCGTGACCGCAAAGAGTTTCTGACTCAGATGAAATCTCTGGACAAGGCTTCCGGAATCCGGTTGAGTGCTCCGGAACTGAAAGCGATTTTGAGTGCGCTTGGCGAACGAGATGAAACGGCGGAAATCTGCCGGGATGCAAAAGGGAATCCGGAGCCGGACGCAGAGCTGCGCGATACAGAAAATGTGCCGTTAACTCAGGACTATCACGATTATTTCGCGGCTGAGGTTCTGCCGCATGTACCGGATGCCTGGATCGATGAAAGCAAGACGAAGATCGGCTACGAAATCCCGTTGAATCGCCTGTTTTACCAATATACTCCCCCCCGTGACCTGACTGTCATTGAGGAAGAAATCAAAGAGCTGGAAGAAGAAATTTTGACGCTTCTGGAGGAGAAATAAAATGGAAAATCCTCAAATCAAATTAGCAGAAGAGGCGATCAATGAAGAGAATCCATGGAGTGATGACAAACTGAAACGCCAAGAGGCAGCAAAAGACCTGACTAATCTGTTGGAGAATCAGGAAGACGCATTAACCATCAGTTTAAATGGAGAATGGGGAAGTGGAAAAACTTTCATGCTGAAACGCTGGCAACAGCAACTCAAAAATGATGGTTATTTTGCTATTTATTTTAATGCCTGGGAAGATGATTTTCTCACAGATCCCTTTGTCGCAATTATTGGGCAGCTATGGAAAGAATTGCGTGCAAGTTCCTTGAAAGAGCTGTGTCAGACGGTAAAGGATGCAGCTATCCCATTTCTAAAACACGCCGGGGTCAACCTGCTCAACAATGCCTTTGAAAAACTGACGGGAACTAATTTGACAACAATAACGGAAAAAGAACTGAAAACGGCTTCAGAATCTGCTTTTGACGAATATGTTTCCTTAATCAGTTACCGAGAGGATCTCAAAAGGCGTTTGCAGGATTTGGCTGACTCTATTTTTACAGAAAGTGGAAGACCTTTAATTTTCATTATTGATGAATTGGATCGTTGCCGGCCGACATTTGCAATCGAAGTTTTAGAGCGAATAAAACATCTTTTTCATATCAAACATATTATTTTTGTACTGGGCATTGATCGTAAGCAACTTGGTAAATCAATCCAGGCCGTATATGGCGAAATTGATGTAGAGAATTATCTGCACCGATTTATCGATCTGGATTTCTCTATTCCTCTGAATGATCCTGAGATTTTTTTCAATGCCTTATGGGAACGATATAGTAT
The Victivallis lenta DNA segment above includes these coding regions:
- a CDS encoding RecB family exonuclease, producing MMATIDELRQEPHWSYSALNTYLNVCQLQYFYRYVEQPEIERTSICLPFGKAFHAALTAQAWECLMGSSLTREEIVNLFAESFQIETEIAPNLIYKEGENFDSMIALATRMLDAALANWSDFYTIKGVAQAFKINVPGLKKPLIGEWDFLVQDGRDVCIVDWKTSASRWPARKADRDLQATVFSYAYEKLNGTTPLFRFDVIIKAKNPVCETHYTCRDEAAFRRFESLAARVQDAVDKGVFLPNETSFACAECPYRERCKSWHSTLVYSPSTKRLNQDGRSSECREKPTSDSYSAR
- a CDS encoding DUF6036 family nucleotidyltransferase; translation: MEELLKKLNDAGVRYVVIGGQAMLQEGMPRFTLDWDLFIPPFDQANFDKLNAALANELDMSVEPLDVQTGDGFVQTFQTSGGILQFHLSPPGLPKFSTVEARAVVHEFHGVPVKYLCLDDLLSSKLAVERDKDSDDILFLTIKKQSQQNG
- a CDS encoding type I restriction-modification system subunit M, yielding MANSHKEIVNFIWGICNLLRGPYKRNEYRKVILPLTVLRRFDLTLAPTKAKVLEAFPQLKGKSESIIMAQLKTITNVPFYNLSRMTFQSLLDDPNNLAPNLNSYINAFSPNIRNIFERFEFGTQVNKMAEKNLLYQVLKKFASNEIDLSPQTVSNMEMGRVFEELIRIGAEQANEEAGEHFTPREVIRLMVNLLLAPEEDLRRSHVVKTIYDPACGTGGMLSTAEEYIKSLNNEAMPQLYGQDWNDDAYAVCLSDMLIKGENGDNIKLGCTFEHDGFQNMKFDYMLANPPFGVEWKQQEHFIKSEAEHLGFDGRFGTGLPRINDGALLFLQHMISKMVPAEKGGSRLGIVFNGSPLFTGDAGSGESNIRQWIIENDWLEAIVALPDQLFYNTGISTYIWILTNRKIPQRQGKIQLIDARNFWNKMPKSLGNKRHLLGDEFNEERKEYPHIQQITRIYGEFQDNQTFTTECDGKPWTGIVSKIFDNEYFGYRKITVERPLRLNFAAPPERIARLEEITAFQKLASSTKKNPKQHSEEIEAGKKRQEEIRTFLRDLGKATGETIYRDRKEFLTQMKSLDKASGIRLSAPELKAILSALGERDETAEICRDAKGNPEPDAELRDTENVPLTQDYHDYFAAEVLPHVPDAWIDESKTKIGYEIPLNRLFYQYTPPRDLTVIEEEIKELEEEILTLLEEK
- a CDS encoding KAP family P-loop NTPase fold protein — protein: MENPQIKLAEEAINEENPWSDDKLKRQEAAKDLTNLLENQEDALTISLNGEWGSGKTFMLKRWQQQLKNDGYFAIYFNAWEDDFLTDPFVAIIGQLWKELRASSLKELCQTVKDAAIPFLKHAGVNLLNNAFEKLTGTNLTTITEKELKTASESAFDEYVSLISYREDLKRRLQDLADSIFTESGRPLIFIIDELDRCRPTFAIEVLERIKHLFHIKHIIFVLGIDRKQLGKSIQAVYGEIDVENYLHRFIDLDFSIPLNDPEIFFNALWERYSIPQHLADKANFENRNTFDIDEGESFRWACYAILSWHHFSLREIEQILKIYTLLLRSTKPHHFTWPHFAPILIFLKLKYPELYHQYIAGKCTVSEIADTIIPANCPQKEDDRIYEVLVAVVYASFVSDYPRTEQETSILELLEQIKQKKTLSTSAYCAQCLLNKTESFYINFVDIFSRLRNTFQHSSEYNSETLRRLANKIDLIKSGSSDF